In one window of Gouania willdenowi chromosome 8, fGouWil2.1, whole genome shotgun sequence DNA:
- the LOC114468851 gene encoding junction plakoglobin-like isoform X2: protein MEMMSMQMNETDSVVKVAEWQQTYYASDSGIQSGATTVRDDESSEYSGSKKYTDVIMTAAAAPSTATANGGGGGATGAQDGPTETLVEGEAAMAVQSPPSQPSNVQRLAEPSQLLKTAIVHLINYQDDAELATRAVPELTKLLADDDPVVVNKAAMIVNQLTRKEASRRVLVQSSSMVAAVVRAMTTAVDMETARCAASVLHSLSHQREGLNAIFKSGGIPALVRMLSSPVESVLFYAITTLHNLLLHQEGAKMAVRLADGLQRMVPLLKKSNPKFLAITTDCLQLLSYGNQESKLIILANGGPEGLVFIMRNYNYEKLLWTTSRVLKVLSVCPSNKPAIVESGGMQSLGQHLTGSSQRLIQNCLWTLRNLSDAATKQEGLDGLLQILVTQLGSDDVNMLTCATGILSNLTCNNSRNKTLVTQFGGVESLIHAVLRAGEKEDVAEPAVCALRHLTSRHQDAELAQNAVRLHYGVPAVVKLLGQPHYWPVVKATVGLIRNLALCPANQAPLREAGAIPRLVNLLLKAHQDTQRHASSAQQTYQDGVRMEEIVEGCTGALHILARDPINRGEIASMQTIPLFVQLLYSYVENVKRVSAGVLCELALDKQSAELIDAEGASAPLMELLHSNNEGIATYAAAVLFRISEDKSSDYRKRVSVELTHSLFKHDPAAWEMAHTAVPLEPTYLADELDGPYPPFGYTNLPLDPDLHEPYIADMTYDPRQAYPEPL, encoded by the exons TGAATGAAACAGACAGTGTGGTGAAGGTGGCGGAGTGGCAGCAGACTTACTACGCCTCAGACTCTGGCATCCAATCAGGAGCCACCACAGTGCGGGATGACGAGAGCAGTGAGTACAGCGGCAGTAAGAAGTACACAGACGTCATTATGACCGCCGCCGCTGCTCCTTCTACAGCCACAGCAAacggaggaggaggtggagctaCTGGTGCTCAGGACGGTCCCACAG AAACCCTGGTGGAAGGAGAAGCAGCCATGGCCGTCCAGTCACCGCCATCGCAGCCGAGCAACGTGCAGCGACTGGCCGAACCGTCCCAGCTACTGAAGACCGCCATCGTCCACCTGATCAACTACCAGGACGATGCAGAGCTGGCCACGAGAGCAGTTCCAGAACTCACCAAGCTGCTAGCAGATGACGACCCG GTCGTTGTTAACAAGGCAGCCATGATCGTCAACCAGCTGACCCGTAAAGAGGCCAGCCGTCGAGTGCTGGTGCAGTCGTCCAGCATGGTGGCTGCTGTGGTGCGCGCCATGACAACGGCTGTCGACATGGAAACGGCCCGATGTGCTGCCAGTGTGCTGCATAGCCTGTCACACCAAAGAGAGGGACTGAACGCCATCTTCAAGTCAGGAGGGATTCCAGCGCTCGTCCGCATGCTGAG CTCGCCAGTGGAGTCTGTCCTATTTTACGCCATCACGACACTGCACAACCTCCTGCTGCACCAGGAGGGAGCAAAGATGGCTGTGCGTCTTGCGGACGGGCTGCAGCGGATGGTTCCACTGCTTAAAAAGAGCAACCCTAAGTTCTTAGCTATCACCACAGACTGCCTGCAGCTCCTGTCCTATGGTAACCAGGAGAGCAAA CTTATCATTCTAGCCAACGGAGGTCCAGAGGGTCTAGTGTTCATCATGAGGAACTACAATTATGAGAAGCTTCTTTGGACCACCAGCCGTGTCCTCAAAGTGCTGTCAGTGTGTCCCAGCAACAAACCAGCAATAGTAGAATCTG GAGGAATGCAGTCTTTGGGTCAGCACCTCACCGGCTCCAGCCAGCGTCTGATCCAGAACTGCCTGTGGACACTGCGTAATCTCTCAGACGCTGCGACCAAGCAG GAAGGTCTCGATGGTCTCCTGCAGATCCTGGTCACCCAGCTGGGCTCAGACGATGTGAACATGCTAACATGTGCTACGGGAATCCTGTCCAACCTCACCTGTAACAACTCCAGGAATAAG ACTCTGGTCACTCAGTTTGGTGGCGTGGAGTCTTTGATCCATGCGGTGCTCCGTGCAGGAGAGAAGGAAGACGTGGCTGAACCTGCGGTCTGCGCCTTACGCCACCTCACCTCTCGCCATCAGGACGCCGAGCTGGCCCAGAATGCTGTGCGGCTGCACTACGGTGTACCTGCCGTGGTGAAACTGCTGGGACAGCCGCACTATTGGCCCGTGGTGAAG GCCACGGTTGGTCTCATTCGCAACCTGGCGTTATGCCCAGCCAATCAGGCGCCACTGAGGGAGGCAGGTGCTATTCCACGATTGGTCAACTTACTGCTGAAGGCACACcaggacacacagagacatGCATCATCAGCACAGCAAACATACCAG GACGGTGTTCGAATGGAGGAAATAGTCGAAGGCTGCACAGGAGCTCTTCACATTCTGGCCAGAGATCCCATTAACAGAGGGGAGATCGCCAGCATGCAGACCATCCCCCTGTTTGTACAG CTACTGTACTCATACGTGGAGAACGTGAAGCGGGTCTCTGCAGGCGTCCTGTGTGAGTTGGCCCTGGACAAACAGTCAGCAGAGCTCATCGACGCAGAGGGAGCATCAGCACCACTGATGGAGCTGCTGCACTCCAACAACGAAGGAATCG CCACCTATGCTGCAGCAGTGCTCTTCAGAATCTCAGAGGATAAGAGTTCAGACTACAGGAAGAGAGTTTCTGTGGAGCTCACGCACTCACTGTTCAAACACGACCCTGCTGCCTGGGAAATG gCTCACACTGCTGTTCCTCTGGAGCCAACATACCTAGCTGACG
- the LOC114468851 gene encoding junction plakoglobin-like isoform X3 yields the protein MEMMSMQMNETDSVVKVAEWQQTYYASDSGIQSGATTVRDDESTTANGGGGGATGAQDGPTDLETQYSLTRAQRVRAAMFPETLVEGEAAMAVQSPPSQPSNVQRLAEPSQLLKTAIVHLINYQDDAELATRAVPELTKLLADDDPVVVNKAAMIVNQLTRKEASRRVLVQSSSMVAAVVRAMTTAVDMETARCAASVLHSLSHQREGLNAIFKSGGIPALVRMLSSPVESVLFYAITTLHNLLLHQEGAKMAVRLADGLQRMVPLLKKSNPKFLAITTDCLQLLSYGNQESKLIILANGGPEGLVFIMRNYNYEKLLWTTSRVLKVLSVCPSNKPAIVESGGMQSLGQHLTGSSQRLIQNCLWTLRNLSDAATKQEGLDGLLQILVTQLGSDDVNMLTCATGILSNLTCNNSRNKTLVTQFGGVESLIHAVLRAGEKEDVAEPAVCALRHLTSRHQDAELAQNAVRLHYGVPAVVKLLGQPHYWPVVKATVGLIRNLALCPANQAPLREAGAIPRLVNLLLKAHQDTQRHASSAQQTYQDGVRMEEIVEGCTGALHILARDPINRGEIASMQTIPLFVQLLYSYVENVKRVSAGVLCELALDKQSAELIDAEGASAPLMELLHSNNEGIATYAAAVLFRISEDKSSDYRKRVSVELTHSLFKHDPAAWEMAHTAVPLEPTYLADELDGPYPPFGYTNLPLDPDLHEPYIADMTYDPRQAYPEPL from the exons TGAATGAAACAGACAGTGTGGTGAAGGTGGCGGAGTGGCAGCAGACTTACTACGCCTCAGACTCTGGCATCCAATCAGGAGCCACCACAGTGCGGGATGACGAGAGCA CCACAGCAAacggaggaggaggtggagctaCTGGTGCTCAGGACGGTCCCACAG ATTTAGAGACTCAGTACTCACTAACCCGTGCTCAGCGTGTCCGGGCCGCCATGTTTCCAGAAACCCTGGTGGAAGGAGAAGCAGCCATGGCCGTCCAGTCACCGCCATCGCAGCCGAGCAACGTGCAGCGACTGGCCGAACCGTCCCAGCTACTGAAGACCGCCATCGTCCACCTGATCAACTACCAGGACGATGCAGAGCTGGCCACGAGAGCAGTTCCAGAACTCACCAAGCTGCTAGCAGATGACGACCCG GTCGTTGTTAACAAGGCAGCCATGATCGTCAACCAGCTGACCCGTAAAGAGGCCAGCCGTCGAGTGCTGGTGCAGTCGTCCAGCATGGTGGCTGCTGTGGTGCGCGCCATGACAACGGCTGTCGACATGGAAACGGCCCGATGTGCTGCCAGTGTGCTGCATAGCCTGTCACACCAAAGAGAGGGACTGAACGCCATCTTCAAGTCAGGAGGGATTCCAGCGCTCGTCCGCATGCTGAG CTCGCCAGTGGAGTCTGTCCTATTTTACGCCATCACGACACTGCACAACCTCCTGCTGCACCAGGAGGGAGCAAAGATGGCTGTGCGTCTTGCGGACGGGCTGCAGCGGATGGTTCCACTGCTTAAAAAGAGCAACCCTAAGTTCTTAGCTATCACCACAGACTGCCTGCAGCTCCTGTCCTATGGTAACCAGGAGAGCAAA CTTATCATTCTAGCCAACGGAGGTCCAGAGGGTCTAGTGTTCATCATGAGGAACTACAATTATGAGAAGCTTCTTTGGACCACCAGCCGTGTCCTCAAAGTGCTGTCAGTGTGTCCCAGCAACAAACCAGCAATAGTAGAATCTG GAGGAATGCAGTCTTTGGGTCAGCACCTCACCGGCTCCAGCCAGCGTCTGATCCAGAACTGCCTGTGGACACTGCGTAATCTCTCAGACGCTGCGACCAAGCAG GAAGGTCTCGATGGTCTCCTGCAGATCCTGGTCACCCAGCTGGGCTCAGACGATGTGAACATGCTAACATGTGCTACGGGAATCCTGTCCAACCTCACCTGTAACAACTCCAGGAATAAG ACTCTGGTCACTCAGTTTGGTGGCGTGGAGTCTTTGATCCATGCGGTGCTCCGTGCAGGAGAGAAGGAAGACGTGGCTGAACCTGCGGTCTGCGCCTTACGCCACCTCACCTCTCGCCATCAGGACGCCGAGCTGGCCCAGAATGCTGTGCGGCTGCACTACGGTGTACCTGCCGTGGTGAAACTGCTGGGACAGCCGCACTATTGGCCCGTGGTGAAG GCCACGGTTGGTCTCATTCGCAACCTGGCGTTATGCCCAGCCAATCAGGCGCCACTGAGGGAGGCAGGTGCTATTCCACGATTGGTCAACTTACTGCTGAAGGCACACcaggacacacagagacatGCATCATCAGCACAGCAAACATACCAG GACGGTGTTCGAATGGAGGAAATAGTCGAAGGCTGCACAGGAGCTCTTCACATTCTGGCCAGAGATCCCATTAACAGAGGGGAGATCGCCAGCATGCAGACCATCCCCCTGTTTGTACAG CTACTGTACTCATACGTGGAGAACGTGAAGCGGGTCTCTGCAGGCGTCCTGTGTGAGTTGGCCCTGGACAAACAGTCAGCAGAGCTCATCGACGCAGAGGGAGCATCAGCACCACTGATGGAGCTGCTGCACTCCAACAACGAAGGAATCG CCACCTATGCTGCAGCAGTGCTCTTCAGAATCTCAGAGGATAAGAGTTCAGACTACAGGAAGAGAGTTTCTGTGGAGCTCACGCACTCACTGTTCAAACACGACCCTGCTGCCTGGGAAATG gCTCACACTGCTGTTCCTCTGGAGCCAACATACCTAGCTGACG
- the LOC114468851 gene encoding junction plakoglobin-like isoform X1 — translation MEMMSMQMNETDSVVKVAEWQQTYYASDSGIQSGATTVRDDESSEYSGSKKYTDVIMTAAAAPSTATANGGGGGATGAQDGPTDLETQYSLTRAQRVRAAMFPETLVEGEAAMAVQSPPSQPSNVQRLAEPSQLLKTAIVHLINYQDDAELATRAVPELTKLLADDDPVVVNKAAMIVNQLTRKEASRRVLVQSSSMVAAVVRAMTTAVDMETARCAASVLHSLSHQREGLNAIFKSGGIPALVRMLSSPVESVLFYAITTLHNLLLHQEGAKMAVRLADGLQRMVPLLKKSNPKFLAITTDCLQLLSYGNQESKLIILANGGPEGLVFIMRNYNYEKLLWTTSRVLKVLSVCPSNKPAIVESGGMQSLGQHLTGSSQRLIQNCLWTLRNLSDAATKQEGLDGLLQILVTQLGSDDVNMLTCATGILSNLTCNNSRNKTLVTQFGGVESLIHAVLRAGEKEDVAEPAVCALRHLTSRHQDAELAQNAVRLHYGVPAVVKLLGQPHYWPVVKATVGLIRNLALCPANQAPLREAGAIPRLVNLLLKAHQDTQRHASSAQQTYQDGVRMEEIVEGCTGALHILARDPINRGEIASMQTIPLFVQLLYSYVENVKRVSAGVLCELALDKQSAELIDAEGASAPLMELLHSNNEGIATYAAAVLFRISEDKSSDYRKRVSVELTHSLFKHDPAAWEMAHTAVPLEPTYLADELDGPYPPFGYTNLPLDPDLHEPYIADMTYDPRQAYPEPL, via the exons TGAATGAAACAGACAGTGTGGTGAAGGTGGCGGAGTGGCAGCAGACTTACTACGCCTCAGACTCTGGCATCCAATCAGGAGCCACCACAGTGCGGGATGACGAGAGCAGTGAGTACAGCGGCAGTAAGAAGTACACAGACGTCATTATGACCGCCGCCGCTGCTCCTTCTACAGCCACAGCAAacggaggaggaggtggagctaCTGGTGCTCAGGACGGTCCCACAG ATTTAGAGACTCAGTACTCACTAACCCGTGCTCAGCGTGTCCGGGCCGCCATGTTTCCAGAAACCCTGGTGGAAGGAGAAGCAGCCATGGCCGTCCAGTCACCGCCATCGCAGCCGAGCAACGTGCAGCGACTGGCCGAACCGTCCCAGCTACTGAAGACCGCCATCGTCCACCTGATCAACTACCAGGACGATGCAGAGCTGGCCACGAGAGCAGTTCCAGAACTCACCAAGCTGCTAGCAGATGACGACCCG GTCGTTGTTAACAAGGCAGCCATGATCGTCAACCAGCTGACCCGTAAAGAGGCCAGCCGTCGAGTGCTGGTGCAGTCGTCCAGCATGGTGGCTGCTGTGGTGCGCGCCATGACAACGGCTGTCGACATGGAAACGGCCCGATGTGCTGCCAGTGTGCTGCATAGCCTGTCACACCAAAGAGAGGGACTGAACGCCATCTTCAAGTCAGGAGGGATTCCAGCGCTCGTCCGCATGCTGAG CTCGCCAGTGGAGTCTGTCCTATTTTACGCCATCACGACACTGCACAACCTCCTGCTGCACCAGGAGGGAGCAAAGATGGCTGTGCGTCTTGCGGACGGGCTGCAGCGGATGGTTCCACTGCTTAAAAAGAGCAACCCTAAGTTCTTAGCTATCACCACAGACTGCCTGCAGCTCCTGTCCTATGGTAACCAGGAGAGCAAA CTTATCATTCTAGCCAACGGAGGTCCAGAGGGTCTAGTGTTCATCATGAGGAACTACAATTATGAGAAGCTTCTTTGGACCACCAGCCGTGTCCTCAAAGTGCTGTCAGTGTGTCCCAGCAACAAACCAGCAATAGTAGAATCTG GAGGAATGCAGTCTTTGGGTCAGCACCTCACCGGCTCCAGCCAGCGTCTGATCCAGAACTGCCTGTGGACACTGCGTAATCTCTCAGACGCTGCGACCAAGCAG GAAGGTCTCGATGGTCTCCTGCAGATCCTGGTCACCCAGCTGGGCTCAGACGATGTGAACATGCTAACATGTGCTACGGGAATCCTGTCCAACCTCACCTGTAACAACTCCAGGAATAAG ACTCTGGTCACTCAGTTTGGTGGCGTGGAGTCTTTGATCCATGCGGTGCTCCGTGCAGGAGAGAAGGAAGACGTGGCTGAACCTGCGGTCTGCGCCTTACGCCACCTCACCTCTCGCCATCAGGACGCCGAGCTGGCCCAGAATGCTGTGCGGCTGCACTACGGTGTACCTGCCGTGGTGAAACTGCTGGGACAGCCGCACTATTGGCCCGTGGTGAAG GCCACGGTTGGTCTCATTCGCAACCTGGCGTTATGCCCAGCCAATCAGGCGCCACTGAGGGAGGCAGGTGCTATTCCACGATTGGTCAACTTACTGCTGAAGGCACACcaggacacacagagacatGCATCATCAGCACAGCAAACATACCAG GACGGTGTTCGAATGGAGGAAATAGTCGAAGGCTGCACAGGAGCTCTTCACATTCTGGCCAGAGATCCCATTAACAGAGGGGAGATCGCCAGCATGCAGACCATCCCCCTGTTTGTACAG CTACTGTACTCATACGTGGAGAACGTGAAGCGGGTCTCTGCAGGCGTCCTGTGTGAGTTGGCCCTGGACAAACAGTCAGCAGAGCTCATCGACGCAGAGGGAGCATCAGCACCACTGATGGAGCTGCTGCACTCCAACAACGAAGGAATCG CCACCTATGCTGCAGCAGTGCTCTTCAGAATCTCAGAGGATAAGAGTTCAGACTACAGGAAGAGAGTTTCTGTGGAGCTCACGCACTCACTGTTCAAACACGACCCTGCTGCCTGGGAAATG gCTCACACTGCTGTTCCTCTGGAGCCAACATACCTAGCTGACG
- the LOC114468851 gene encoding junction plakoglobin-like isoform X4 has product MEMMSMQMNETDSVVKVAEWQQTYYASDSGIQSGATTVRDDESTTANGGGGGATGAQDGPTETLVEGEAAMAVQSPPSQPSNVQRLAEPSQLLKTAIVHLINYQDDAELATRAVPELTKLLADDDPVVVNKAAMIVNQLTRKEASRRVLVQSSSMVAAVVRAMTTAVDMETARCAASVLHSLSHQREGLNAIFKSGGIPALVRMLSSPVESVLFYAITTLHNLLLHQEGAKMAVRLADGLQRMVPLLKKSNPKFLAITTDCLQLLSYGNQESKLIILANGGPEGLVFIMRNYNYEKLLWTTSRVLKVLSVCPSNKPAIVESGGMQSLGQHLTGSSQRLIQNCLWTLRNLSDAATKQEGLDGLLQILVTQLGSDDVNMLTCATGILSNLTCNNSRNKTLVTQFGGVESLIHAVLRAGEKEDVAEPAVCALRHLTSRHQDAELAQNAVRLHYGVPAVVKLLGQPHYWPVVKATVGLIRNLALCPANQAPLREAGAIPRLVNLLLKAHQDTQRHASSAQQTYQDGVRMEEIVEGCTGALHILARDPINRGEIASMQTIPLFVQLLYSYVENVKRVSAGVLCELALDKQSAELIDAEGASAPLMELLHSNNEGIATYAAAVLFRISEDKSSDYRKRVSVELTHSLFKHDPAAWEMAHTAVPLEPTYLADELDGPYPPFGYTNLPLDPDLHEPYIADMTYDPRQAYPEPL; this is encoded by the exons TGAATGAAACAGACAGTGTGGTGAAGGTGGCGGAGTGGCAGCAGACTTACTACGCCTCAGACTCTGGCATCCAATCAGGAGCCACCACAGTGCGGGATGACGAGAGCA CCACAGCAAacggaggaggaggtggagctaCTGGTGCTCAGGACGGTCCCACAG AAACCCTGGTGGAAGGAGAAGCAGCCATGGCCGTCCAGTCACCGCCATCGCAGCCGAGCAACGTGCAGCGACTGGCCGAACCGTCCCAGCTACTGAAGACCGCCATCGTCCACCTGATCAACTACCAGGACGATGCAGAGCTGGCCACGAGAGCAGTTCCAGAACTCACCAAGCTGCTAGCAGATGACGACCCG GTCGTTGTTAACAAGGCAGCCATGATCGTCAACCAGCTGACCCGTAAAGAGGCCAGCCGTCGAGTGCTGGTGCAGTCGTCCAGCATGGTGGCTGCTGTGGTGCGCGCCATGACAACGGCTGTCGACATGGAAACGGCCCGATGTGCTGCCAGTGTGCTGCATAGCCTGTCACACCAAAGAGAGGGACTGAACGCCATCTTCAAGTCAGGAGGGATTCCAGCGCTCGTCCGCATGCTGAG CTCGCCAGTGGAGTCTGTCCTATTTTACGCCATCACGACACTGCACAACCTCCTGCTGCACCAGGAGGGAGCAAAGATGGCTGTGCGTCTTGCGGACGGGCTGCAGCGGATGGTTCCACTGCTTAAAAAGAGCAACCCTAAGTTCTTAGCTATCACCACAGACTGCCTGCAGCTCCTGTCCTATGGTAACCAGGAGAGCAAA CTTATCATTCTAGCCAACGGAGGTCCAGAGGGTCTAGTGTTCATCATGAGGAACTACAATTATGAGAAGCTTCTTTGGACCACCAGCCGTGTCCTCAAAGTGCTGTCAGTGTGTCCCAGCAACAAACCAGCAATAGTAGAATCTG GAGGAATGCAGTCTTTGGGTCAGCACCTCACCGGCTCCAGCCAGCGTCTGATCCAGAACTGCCTGTGGACACTGCGTAATCTCTCAGACGCTGCGACCAAGCAG GAAGGTCTCGATGGTCTCCTGCAGATCCTGGTCACCCAGCTGGGCTCAGACGATGTGAACATGCTAACATGTGCTACGGGAATCCTGTCCAACCTCACCTGTAACAACTCCAGGAATAAG ACTCTGGTCACTCAGTTTGGTGGCGTGGAGTCTTTGATCCATGCGGTGCTCCGTGCAGGAGAGAAGGAAGACGTGGCTGAACCTGCGGTCTGCGCCTTACGCCACCTCACCTCTCGCCATCAGGACGCCGAGCTGGCCCAGAATGCTGTGCGGCTGCACTACGGTGTACCTGCCGTGGTGAAACTGCTGGGACAGCCGCACTATTGGCCCGTGGTGAAG GCCACGGTTGGTCTCATTCGCAACCTGGCGTTATGCCCAGCCAATCAGGCGCCACTGAGGGAGGCAGGTGCTATTCCACGATTGGTCAACTTACTGCTGAAGGCACACcaggacacacagagacatGCATCATCAGCACAGCAAACATACCAG GACGGTGTTCGAATGGAGGAAATAGTCGAAGGCTGCACAGGAGCTCTTCACATTCTGGCCAGAGATCCCATTAACAGAGGGGAGATCGCCAGCATGCAGACCATCCCCCTGTTTGTACAG CTACTGTACTCATACGTGGAGAACGTGAAGCGGGTCTCTGCAGGCGTCCTGTGTGAGTTGGCCCTGGACAAACAGTCAGCAGAGCTCATCGACGCAGAGGGAGCATCAGCACCACTGATGGAGCTGCTGCACTCCAACAACGAAGGAATCG CCACCTATGCTGCAGCAGTGCTCTTCAGAATCTCAGAGGATAAGAGTTCAGACTACAGGAAGAGAGTTTCTGTGGAGCTCACGCACTCACTGTTCAAACACGACCCTGCTGCCTGGGAAATG gCTCACACTGCTGTTCCTCTGGAGCCAACATACCTAGCTGACG